The Plectropomus leopardus isolate mb chromosome 2, YSFRI_Pleo_2.0, whole genome shotgun sequence genome has a window encoding:
- the c1qa gene encoding complement C1q subcomponent subunit A, whose translation MGGYYGLAALAGVALLLTTGRCDVSCRGMDGQAGEAGARGRDGYPGPKGEKGEPAVIANGPVDAAVLLRLRGEMGNRGPPGVMGPKGYRGHLGAMGNPGEVGRPGADGKKSGQGGRHSPQQARSAFSVIRTVNSYPRVGQVVTYQTTVVNKPEDFNAATGHFTCRISGVYYFTFHSVAKVSMCLNIASNALTNKLGFCDYTRNNAQDQVLSGGVVLQLTAGQRVWLESFKDQQKTSAMADTQEKQIIFNGFLLFSNPE comes from the exons ATGGGAGGTTATTATGGGCTGGCGGCTCTGGCGGGCGTGGCCTTGCTGCTGACGACTGGCCGGTGTGATGTGAGCTGTAGAGGGATGGACGGCCAGGCGGGAGAGGCTGGAGCACGGGGCCGAGATGGATATCCTGGACCgaagggagagaaaggagagccag CGGTGATAGCCAATGGTCCGGTGGATGCAGCCGTCCTGCTGAGGCTGAGGGGGGAGATGGGGAACCGGGGCCCACCAGGCGTGATGGGTCCTAAAGGTTACCGTGGACATCTGGGAGCAATGGGTAACCCCGGAGAGGTCGGTCGCCCCGGTGCCGACGGGAAGAAAAGTGGCCAAG GAGGACGGCACTCCCCCCAGCAGGCCCGTTCAGCCTTTTCAGTGATCAGGACCGTGAATAGTTATCCTCGCGTCGGCCAG gtGGTAACCTACCAGACTACCGTGGTCAACAAACCTGAGGACTTTAACGCAGCCACGGGTCACTTCACCTGCAGAATATCTGGTGTTTATTACTTCACCTTCCACTCGGTTGCCAAG gTCAGCATGTGTCTGAATATAGCCAGCAACGCTCTGACTAACAAGCTGGGATTCTGTGATTACACCAGGAACAATGCCCAAGACCAG GTGCTGTCGGGCGGCGTGGTCTTACAGCTGACAGCCGGACAGAGGGTCTGGCTCGAGTCCTTCAAGGATCAGCAGAAAACGTCAGCAATGGCAGACACCCAAGAAAAACAGATAATCTTCAACGGCTTCCTGCTCTTCTCAAATCCAGAATAA
- the LOC121960418 gene encoding complement C1q subcomponent subunit C-like: MLYRRFLVIGALLSLATPLLVAMETCPATGMPGMPGIPGLPGRDGRDGEKGQKGQPGAVWHGGLGPQKGEKGEPGLMGFPGKRGQSGEPGEPGDPGIAGPPGEPGESGIAGVQQQVAFSVARGTNEYPEKASVIRFTNVITNINNDYDTTTGHFRCRVPGRYYFVYHASLDERLCVLMKLDNKLLTSFCDHRRTRRQVTAGGLAVYLSRDQEVWLETQDYRGMRGKREGYSIFSGFLLQP; encoded by the exons ATGCTTTATCGTCGTTTTCTTGTGATCGGTGCCCTGCTCTCATTGGCCACGCCCCTgcttgttgccatggagacctGCCCGGCAACAGGGATGCCCGGGATGCCAG GTATTCCTGGGCTGCCTGGCCGAGACGGCCGTGATGGAGAGAAAGGACAGAAAGGACAGCCAG GAGCAGTGTGGCACGGTGGCCTTGGCCCTCAGAAAGGAGAGAAGGGGGAACCGGGGCTGATGGGATTTCCTGGTAAACGAGGTCAGAGTGGGGAACCAGGAGAACCAGGGGACCCTGGGATTGCTGGACCTCCAGGAGAACCAGGAGAATCAGG GATCGCTGGAGTCCAGCAGCAAGTGGCCTTCAGTGTGGCCCGAGGAACCAACGAATACCCGGAGAAAGCCAGTGTCATTCGGTTCACCAATGTTATCACCAACATCAACAATGACTACGACACCACAACAGGACACTTCCG GTGTCGCGTCCCAGGAAGGTACTACTTTGTGTATCACGCCTCTTTGGATGAGCGACTGTGTGTGCTGATGAAGCTGGACAACAAGCTGCTGACATCGTTCTGCGATCATCGCCGCACCAGGAGACAG GTGACTGCAGGCGGCCTGGCGGTCTACCTGTCGAGAGATCAGGAGGTTTGGCTGGAAACGCAAGATTACAGAGggatgagaggaaaaagagaaggtTACAGCATCTTCTCCGGCTTCTTGCTGCAACCTTAA
- the c1qb gene encoding complement C1q subcomponent subunit B, producing MAPRWLSCSTAVFLLLVHIAPVLTQSCGGTPGIPGIPGTHGPNGMDGPKGEKGDPGEAGQPIRGKKGLPGISGPPGRPGMKGDVGLPGPPGNPGRKGDKGRPFNPSNNQKSFFSYKRISHAPEMDTPIYFSGETSSDLDEQFRGDPLTNGTFTCVTKGIYFFSYHVSARSRVCLKLVKGSNTHMMQCDTSEGFLVTSGSAVLELAVGETVSLQATRYNSIVTSQSSASHTSHTFTGFLLFPTT from the exons ATG GCCCCCCGGTGGCTGAGCTGCAGTACTGCAGTGTTCCTGCTCCTGGTTCACATCGCCCCAGTCCTCACACAATCCTGTGGGGGAACCCCGGGGATCCCTGGGATACCAGGCACCCATGGGCCCAACGGCATGGACGGTCCCAAGGGCGAGAAGGGCGACCCTG GTGAGGCAGGTCAGCCTATCAGGGGCAAGAAAGGGCTGCCAGGTATTTCTGGTCCTCCAGGACGGCCGGGGATGAAGGGGGACGTGGGTCTCCCTGGGCCTCCTGGTAATCCAGGCCGTAAAGGGGATAAAGGAAGACCCTTTAACCCCTCCAACAACCAGAAATCCTTCTTCTCCTACAAACGGATATCACACGCACCAGAGATGGACACCCCCATCTACTTCAGCGG GGAGACTTCGAGTGACCTGGATGAACAGTTTCGAGGGGACCCGCTTACAAACGGGACGTTCACATGCGTCACCAAAGGAATTTATTTCTTCAGTTATCACGTTTCAGCAAGGAGCAGA GTGTGTCTGAAGCTGGTGAAAGGCAGCAACACTCACATGATGCAGTGTGACACGTCTGAGGGTTTCCTGGTCACCTCCGGCTCGGCCGTCTTGGAGCTGGCGGTCGGAGAGACGGTGTCTCTGCAGGCAACCAGGTACAACAGCATCGTGACGAGCCAGAGCAGCGCCAGCCACACCAGCCACACCTTCACCGGCTTCCTGCTCTTCCCAACCACATAG